One Microbacterium trichothecenolyticum DNA window includes the following coding sequences:
- a CDS encoding GNAT family N-acetyltransferase produces MPDSVALSAFDLVAPTREWDEVVNLFVACFSVEPYLEDPLALRSIATWGPTMLAGNGRLVTARVDGALAGFASGHNLDAIPSWQRTLLRLEGVESATSAVMDPLNAFVVHELAVRESERGRGIAARCMCNLLNERDEARVFLGTYERAVKARALYEKWGFEVLGRVSMDGDAAALHVMTSSKVDAVNRIGASISA; encoded by the coding sequence ATGCCCGACTCTGTTGCACTCTCCGCCTTCGACCTCGTTGCACCGACTCGAGAGTGGGATGAGGTCGTCAACCTGTTTGTTGCATGTTTCTCCGTCGAGCCCTATCTCGAAGATCCCCTCGCACTGAGAAGCATCGCAACATGGGGACCGACGATGCTCGCGGGTAACGGTCGACTTGTCACGGCCCGCGTCGACGGCGCCCTCGCGGGATTCGCTTCAGGGCACAACCTAGACGCGATCCCGTCCTGGCAGCGAACTCTTCTCCGGCTAGAAGGTGTCGAATCGGCAACCTCTGCGGTCATGGATCCCCTGAACGCTTTTGTCGTTCACGAACTCGCCGTGCGCGAGTCGGAACGCGGGCGTGGTATCGCCGCGAGGTGCATGTGCAACCTGCTGAATGAGAGAGACGAAGCACGAGTGTTCCTCGGCACGTACGAGCGCGCAGTGAAGGCGAGAGCTCTGTACGAGAAGTGGGGATTCGAAGTACTCGGCCGCGTTTCCATGGACGGCGATGCTGCGGCACTTCACGTCATGACGTCGTCCAAGGTGGACGCTGTCAATCGGATCGGCGCATCGATATCGGCTTGA
- a CDS encoding MarR family winged helix-turn-helix transcriptional regulator, giving the protein MADVDVVPRALAPSPDPGAPTYWYGDEAADRQARGKAVLEALRVYRAAEVAMRRRTRDSMAMGENELLVLRYLLRDPSRRVRPGQLTKYLGLSTASTTAILDRLERSGHLTRAANPDDRRSIFIQVTPRAHAEVRQTLGNMHDRMLAAVIDMPPEESAAVVAFLQRMSDAVDGVAVDTPAVDTPAVDSP; this is encoded by the coding sequence ATGGCAGATGTCGACGTCGTTCCCCGCGCACTCGCTCCATCGCCTGATCCGGGTGCGCCCACCTATTGGTACGGCGACGAGGCTGCTGACCGTCAAGCCCGCGGCAAAGCGGTTCTCGAGGCGCTGCGCGTCTACCGCGCGGCCGAGGTGGCCATGCGCCGCCGCACGCGAGATTCGATGGCCATGGGCGAGAACGAACTGCTCGTGCTCCGGTATCTCCTCCGCGACCCGTCGCGTCGCGTGCGCCCCGGCCAGCTGACGAAGTATCTGGGCCTCTCGACGGCGTCCACGACCGCGATCCTCGACCGGCTCGAGCGGTCTGGGCACCTCACTCGTGCGGCCAATCCCGACGACCGGCGCAGCATCTTCATTCAGGTCACACCCCGGGCCCATGCCGAGGTGCGCCAGACCCTGGGCAACATGCACGATCGCATGCTGGCCGCCGTCATCGACATGCCGCCCGAGGAGTCCGCGGCGGTCGTCGCGTTCCTCCAGCGGATGAGCGATGCTGTCGACGGCGTCGCGGTCGACACCCCCGCGGTCGACACCCCCGCGGTCGACTCTCCGTGA
- a CDS encoding DUF7882 family protein, with amino-acid sequence MGQLFYGTSTESVRIPDRLLSHIKVVVTTKLRRGESFTLNWTHVDGTPGRSTLWLQPAIAMRFVFDTAEPETLNATVLKTMAETANSASGLVVDLAAEIPAHETAPRTAAVRRTTTTTRRPSLSVAA; translated from the coding sequence ATGGGCCAGTTGTTCTACGGCACGTCGACCGAGTCGGTACGCATTCCCGACCGCCTTCTGTCGCACATCAAGGTGGTCGTCACCACCAAGCTCCGCCGCGGTGAAAGCTTCACGCTCAACTGGACGCACGTCGACGGCACCCCCGGTCGTTCCACTCTCTGGCTGCAGCCGGCGATCGCGATGCGCTTCGTCTTCGACACCGCCGAGCCCGAGACCCTGAACGCCACCGTCTTGAAGACGATGGCCGAAACGGCGAACTCGGCATCCGGGCTCGTGGTCGACCTCGCCGCGGAGATCCCGGCGCACGAGACGGCTCCCCGCACCGCAGCCGTGCGCCGGACCACGACGACCACCCGCCGGCCGTCCCTGTCCGTGGCGGCCTGA
- a CDS encoding spore photoproduct lyase family protein, whose amino-acid sequence MAVDRENVLRVTRIYAEEAALELERGREIVARWPDADVVPVASHWQIPEVHGDEANVSRWVRIKTEALVLGVKKSVTTRVNGRSADFIAPSLSNGCAMACAYCYVPRRKGYSNPITVFANAEQILRHLARHVAARGPKTEPNQCDPDAWVYDIGENGDCSVDAMISENVRDACELFRMMPTAKASFATKFVNRDLLDWDPAGRTRIRFSLMPADTARVTDLRTSAMSERIAAINDFVDAGYEVHVNFSPVILTPSWLADWGELFDQLDSALHARAKAQLACEVIFLTHNESLHEVNLGWHPKGEQLLWTPQTQEEKRSQNGATNVRYRHALKGQAVAALTSLIARKLPYCRVRYAF is encoded by the coding sequence ATGGCCGTCGATCGCGAGAATGTGCTGCGCGTCACCCGCATCTACGCGGAGGAAGCCGCGCTCGAGCTCGAGCGCGGTCGCGAGATCGTGGCGCGGTGGCCCGATGCCGATGTCGTGCCCGTCGCGTCGCACTGGCAGATCCCCGAAGTCCATGGCGACGAGGCCAATGTCTCCCGGTGGGTGCGTATCAAGACCGAGGCACTCGTGCTGGGCGTGAAGAAGAGCGTGACGACGCGCGTCAACGGCCGGTCGGCCGATTTCATCGCGCCCTCGCTCTCGAACGGCTGTGCCATGGCGTGCGCGTACTGCTACGTGCCGCGCCGCAAGGGGTACAGCAACCCCATCACCGTCTTCGCGAACGCCGAGCAGATCCTCCGCCACCTGGCACGCCATGTCGCCGCTCGCGGTCCGAAGACCGAACCGAACCAGTGCGATCCCGACGCCTGGGTCTACGACATCGGTGAGAACGGCGATTGCTCGGTCGACGCGATGATCAGTGAAAACGTGCGCGATGCGTGCGAGCTTTTCCGCATGATGCCGACGGCGAAGGCCTCGTTCGCGACGAAGTTCGTCAATCGCGACCTGCTCGATTGGGATCCGGCCGGCCGCACGCGCATCCGGTTCTCGCTCATGCCGGCCGACACCGCGCGGGTCACCGATCTGCGTACGTCCGCGATGTCGGAGCGCATCGCCGCCATCAACGATTTCGTCGACGCCGGATACGAGGTGCACGTCAACTTCTCACCCGTCATCCTCACGCCGTCCTGGCTGGCAGACTGGGGCGAGTTGTTCGACCAGCTCGATTCCGCGCTGCACGCCCGCGCGAAAGCGCAACTGGCGTGCGAGGTCATCTTCCTCACGCACAACGAGTCGTTGCACGAGGTGAATCTGGGATGGCACCCCAAGGGTGAGCAGCTGCTCTGGACACCGCAGACGCAAGAAGAGAAGCGTTCGCAGAACGGTGCGACGAACGTGCGGTACCGGCATGCCCTCAAAGGTCAGGCCGTTGCCGCACTGACGAGCCTGATCGCCCGGAAGCTGCCGTACTGCCGCGTGCGGTACGCCTTCTGA
- a CDS encoding DNA-formamidopyrimidine glycosylase family protein, whose product MPEGDSVYRLRQRLATATRGARVSEGELRSGAAAGASLAGRTIVSYDTHGKHLLTRFDDGSTLHTHLRMQGSWTITRAGRALPAVPRSRARVRLRLDDGREVWGLDLPVVQLVDTARERDVIGHLGPDPLRADWDAPEAKRRLLRRPERPFVAALLDQTRIAGLGNLWVNELAFLRGIHPFAPIGATDLDALLALAARCLRVSATVPGMYQVTTGDRRPGSSHWVAGRAGRPCLRCGTPVHVRDEVYDDPEQRRTWWCPRCQPLPTGADVGTPE is encoded by the coding sequence GTGCCGGAGGGTGACAGCGTCTACCGGCTGCGCCAGCGGCTGGCTACCGCCACGCGCGGAGCGCGCGTGTCCGAGGGCGAACTGCGATCGGGCGCCGCGGCCGGAGCATCGTTGGCCGGACGCACCATCGTGTCCTACGACACGCACGGCAAGCATCTGTTGACGCGCTTCGACGACGGCTCCACGCTGCACACCCATCTGCGCATGCAGGGGAGCTGGACGATCACCCGCGCCGGTCGGGCTCTGCCCGCGGTCCCGCGTTCTCGCGCGCGCGTGCGTCTGCGCCTCGACGACGGTCGAGAGGTGTGGGGTCTCGATCTCCCGGTCGTCCAGCTCGTCGACACGGCGCGCGAGCGCGACGTGATCGGTCACCTCGGCCCCGACCCTCTGCGCGCAGACTGGGATGCCCCCGAGGCGAAGCGCCGCTTGTTGCGGCGTCCCGAGCGTCCGTTCGTCGCCGCCCTGCTCGACCAGACCCGCATCGCCGGGCTCGGCAACCTGTGGGTGAACGAGCTGGCGTTCCTGCGTGGCATCCACCCGTTCGCCCCGATCGGCGCGACCGATCTCGATGCCCTCTTGGCGCTGGCGGCGAGGTGTCTGCGTGTGTCGGCGACGGTGCCGGGAATGTATCAGGTCACGACGGGCGATCGGCGCCCGGGCTCGTCGCACTGGGTCGCCGGTCGCGCGGGACGCCCGTGCCTGCGGTGCGGGACACCGGTGCACGTGCGTGACGAGGTGTACGACGACCCCGAGCAGCGACGTACTTGGTGGTGTCCCCGGTGTCAGCCCCTTCCGACCGGGGCGGATGTCGGAACCCCGGAGTAG
- a CDS encoding phytoene desaturase family protein: MSESYDAIIVGSGPNGLAAAVTLARSGLAVAVYERADSFGGAASTAESTLTGFRHDVGSAVHPLALESWFFREFGLDRRVPLVVPEVSYAHPLDGGRAGLAFRDLARTAEGLGVDGPAYERLMRPLVAHLRGVADFTGNALLRVPGDPLAAFFFGIRALDQGGPWWNARFRGEVAPSLITGVSAHTILHQPSLAAGGAGLVLATYGHGRGWPIPVGGSQAIADAMIADVRAHGGVLHAGVEVTSLDELPPSRVVLLDVTPRALIRLAGERMPVAYRRALERFRYGGGVAKVDFALSEPVPWADADVARAGTVHIGGTRAEIAAAENAVARGELPDAPYVLAAQPTLFDPSRAPAGKHVLWAYTHVPAGSPADREEAIVRQIERFAPGFRDTVLASSSRTAVDIAAWNPNFPGGDISAGAPTLTQLLGRPVYRPDPWRTPMPGVYLCSSSTSPGPGVHGLAGWHAALSALRHEFGTRLRPDLAPRDDQLVALS, from the coding sequence ATGAGCGAGAGCTATGACGCGATCATCGTCGGCTCCGGCCCGAACGGGCTCGCTGCCGCCGTCACGCTGGCGCGATCCGGGCTCGCGGTGGCGGTGTACGAGCGCGCCGACTCTTTCGGCGGCGCCGCCTCGACGGCCGAGTCGACCCTGACCGGGTTCCGGCACGACGTGGGTTCGGCCGTGCACCCGCTCGCTCTCGAATCCTGGTTCTTCCGCGAGTTCGGCCTCGACCGTCGCGTGCCTCTCGTGGTGCCCGAGGTGTCGTACGCGCACCCGCTCGACGGGGGGCGCGCGGGCCTGGCGTTTCGTGACCTCGCCCGCACAGCCGAGGGGCTGGGGGTCGACGGACCGGCGTACGAGCGCCTGATGCGACCGCTCGTCGCGCACCTGCGCGGGGTCGCCGACTTCACCGGCAACGCGTTGCTGCGCGTACCGGGTGATCCGCTCGCGGCCTTCTTCTTCGGCATCCGGGCACTCGACCAGGGCGGGCCGTGGTGGAATGCGCGGTTCCGCGGAGAGGTCGCGCCCAGCCTGATCACCGGCGTCTCGGCGCACACGATCTTGCACCAGCCGAGCCTCGCCGCCGGCGGGGCGGGGCTGGTGCTGGCCACCTACGGCCACGGCCGCGGCTGGCCGATCCCGGTGGGCGGCAGCCAGGCCATCGCCGACGCGATGATCGCCGACGTCCGGGCGCACGGGGGTGTGCTCCACGCGGGCGTCGAGGTCACTTCGCTCGACGAGTTGCCGCCGTCGCGGGTCGTGCTGCTCGACGTCACTCCGCGCGCGCTCATCCGTCTGGCGGGGGAGCGGATGCCGGTGGCCTACCGACGCGCGCTGGAGAGGTTCCGCTACGGCGGTGGCGTCGCCAAGGTCGACTTCGCGCTGAGTGAGCCGGTGCCCTGGGCCGACGCCGACGTCGCGCGCGCCGGCACGGTTCACATCGGTGGAACCCGTGCCGAGATCGCGGCCGCCGAGAACGCCGTCGCGCGCGGCGAGCTGCCCGATGCGCCGTACGTGCTGGCCGCGCAGCCCACCCTGTTCGACCCTTCCCGTGCGCCGGCGGGGAAGCATGTGCTGTGGGCCTACACGCACGTGCCGGCGGGAAGCCCCGCCGATCGCGAGGAGGCGATCGTGCGCCAGATCGAGCGGTTCGCGCCGGGCTTTCGCGACACCGTGCTCGCATCGTCGTCGCGCACGGCCGTCGACATCGCCGCGTGGAACCCGAACTTCCCCGGCGGCGACATCTCGGCCGGAGCGCCGACGCTCACCCAGCTGCTCGGTCGCCCCGTGTACCGCCCCGATCCGTGGCGCACCCCGATGCCGGGTGTCTACCTGTGCTCGTCGTCGACGAGTCCCGGTCCCGGCGTGCACGGACTCGCGGGGTGGCACGCGGCTCTCAGCGCCCTGCGGCACGAGTTCGGTACGCGCCTGCGCCCGGATCTCGCCCCTCGCGACGACCAGCTCGTCGCGCTTTCGTAG
- a CDS encoding SRPBCC family protein, with amino-acid sequence MARNVRLMRCSPDDVFRVLANGWLYPLWVVGTSRMRDVSDTWPAVGSTLHHSFGSWPVLVNDTTTMRVWDPPRRAVLEPHGGPIGVARVALDVKARGDMCVVRIQEEPVTGPTTLLPDTVFDAITRWRNAETLHRLAYLAEGGAPGTAGGSSALGHESTAEKEPIDR; translated from the coding sequence ATGGCCCGCAACGTGCGTCTGATGCGCTGCAGCCCCGACGACGTCTTCCGCGTGCTCGCGAACGGCTGGCTCTACCCCCTGTGGGTCGTCGGCACATCGCGCATGCGCGACGTGTCCGACACCTGGCCGGCCGTGGGCTCGACGCTGCATCACTCGTTCGGGTCGTGGCCGGTGCTGGTGAACGACACCACGACCATGCGGGTCTGGGACCCGCCGCGTCGCGCGGTGCTCGAGCCGCACGGCGGGCCGATCGGTGTCGCCCGTGTCGCGCTCGATGTGAAGGCCCGCGGAGATATGTGCGTCGTCCGCATTCAGGAAGAGCCCGTCACCGGGCCCACCACGCTGTTGCCCGACACGGTGTTCGACGCGATCACGCGCTGGCGAAACGCCGAGACCCTGCACCGTCTTGCCTACCTCGCCGAGGGCGGTGCCCCCGGAACCGCCGGGGGATCCTCGGCGCTCGGTCACGAATCCACCGCCGAGAAGGAGCCGATCGACCGATGA
- a CDS encoding DMT family transporter, protein MSWIVLILSGVLEAVWATALGRSEGFTKLWPTVIFGVAILASMGGLAFAMREITTGTAYAVWVGIGAALTVVVAMISGTETVSLVKILLVLGLVGCVVGLKLVGDSH, encoded by the coding sequence ATGTCGTGGATCGTCCTGATTCTCTCGGGCGTTCTCGAAGCCGTCTGGGCTACCGCCCTCGGGCGCTCCGAGGGATTCACCAAGCTGTGGCCCACCGTGATCTTCGGCGTCGCGATCCTGGCATCCATGGGCGGTCTCGCCTTCGCCATGCGCGAGATCACCACCGGAACGGCCTACGCGGTCTGGGTCGGCATCGGCGCAGCACTGACGGTCGTGGTGGCGATGATCAGCGGCACCGAGACCGTCTCGCTCGTGAAGATCCTGCTCGTGCTCGGCCTGGTGGGCTGCGTCGTGGGGCTGAAACTCGTGGGCGACAGCCACTGA
- a CDS encoding CPBP family intramembrane glutamic endopeptidase: MTAHTAVPVHERSTWTLKLIPALLVCLAAPVLFVVQSVWLGWTLLALAVASGVVVDRRLGVALARGAEPSIARDVSLIAIGQFIVSLIPLHAELDNAAFVRFMLALGGAVVVPYVISRFVYRDRAIAFPWRGGGRWTWWQWAWLAGVIVLGYVILPFYFITSGVYMNWPVVNTPDLIARLFVGVGAVGIWDELFFICTVFVLLRRHFPDLTANLLQAIVFVSFLWELGYQAWGPLLTIPFAIVQGFLFLKTRSLWYVVTVHLLFDAVVFGVLVHAHNPGAASIFLI, from the coding sequence GTGACCGCGCACACCGCGGTGCCGGTGCACGAGCGATCCACGTGGACGCTCAAGCTCATCCCGGCGCTGTTGGTGTGCCTCGCCGCCCCGGTGCTCTTCGTCGTGCAGAGTGTGTGGCTGGGCTGGACCCTGCTCGCGCTCGCCGTGGCATCCGGTGTTGTCGTCGACCGTCGGCTCGGCGTCGCCCTCGCGCGGGGCGCCGAACCCAGCATCGCGCGCGATGTCTCGCTCATCGCGATCGGGCAGTTCATCGTGAGCCTCATCCCGCTGCACGCTGAGCTCGACAACGCCGCCTTCGTGCGGTTCATGCTCGCCCTCGGCGGCGCGGTGGTGGTGCCGTACGTCATCTCGCGCTTCGTCTACCGCGACCGCGCGATCGCGTTCCCCTGGCGCGGCGGTGGACGCTGGACGTGGTGGCAGTGGGCGTGGCTCGCCGGCGTCATCGTGCTGGGCTACGTGATCCTGCCGTTCTACTTCATCACCTCCGGCGTCTACATGAACTGGCCGGTCGTGAACACCCCCGACCTCATCGCGCGGCTGTTCGTCGGCGTCGGTGCGGTCGGCATCTGGGACGAGCTGTTCTTCATCTGCACCGTCTTCGTGCTGCTGCGCCGGCACTTCCCCGACCTGACCGCGAACCTGCTGCAGGCGATCGTGTTCGTGTCCTTCTTGTGGGAGCTCGGCTACCAGGCGTGGGGGCCGCTGCTGACGATCCCGTTCGCGATCGTGCAGGGCTTCCTCTTCCTCAAGACGCGCTCGCTCTGGTACGTCGTGACGGTGCACCTGCTGTTCGACGCCGTGGTCTTCGGCGTGCTCGTGCACGCGCACAACCCCGGCGCGGCATCCATCTTCCTCATCTGA
- the trmB gene encoding tRNA (guanosine(46)-N7)-methyltransferase TrmB produces MDAAPVYRDKPVSFVRRSGRMSEAQDRAWAELSPFYLLPVERAAAATSVKPGTAIDPATVYGRTAPLVVEIGSGQGHQIVSAAAAHPKKDFLAVEVFTAGLARTMLDADREGVKNLRLVEANAPEALEHLLPAASVDELWIFFPDPWHKNKHTKRRLVAPEFARIAAQALRPGGILRLATDWQDYADQMRDVLDEAPGFERAFTGEWAERFEGRVLTAFERKGLRVGRDIRDLTYTRVSP; encoded by the coding sequence ATGGATGCCGCGCCCGTGTACCGCGACAAGCCGGTGTCGTTCGTGCGCCGCAGCGGCCGCATGTCCGAGGCGCAGGACCGCGCGTGGGCCGAGCTGTCGCCGTTCTACCTGCTGCCGGTCGAACGCGCCGCGGCCGCCACGAGCGTGAAGCCCGGGACGGCCATCGATCCCGCCACCGTGTACGGACGCACCGCCCCGCTGGTCGTGGAGATCGGCTCGGGGCAGGGCCATCAGATCGTCTCGGCGGCCGCAGCACACCCCAAGAAGGACTTCCTCGCCGTCGAGGTGTTCACGGCGGGCCTCGCCCGCACCATGCTCGACGCCGACCGCGAGGGCGTGAAGAATCTGCGCCTCGTGGAGGCCAACGCGCCGGAGGCCCTCGAGCACCTGTTGCCGGCGGCATCCGTCGATGAACTCTGGATCTTCTTCCCCGACCCCTGGCACAAGAACAAGCACACCAAGCGCCGTCTCGTCGCCCCCGAGTTCGCGCGCATCGCCGCACAGGCGCTGCGTCCCGGTGGCATCCTGCGCCTGGCCACCGACTGGCAGGACTACGCCGACCAGATGCGCGACGTGCTCGACGAGGCGCCCGGCTTCGAGCGGGCGTTCACGGGGGAGTGGGCCGAGCGCTTCGAGGGGCGTGTGCTCACCGCCTTCGAGCGCAAGGGACTGCGCGTCGGGCGCGACATCCGCGACCTGACCTACACCCGGGTCTCGCCGTGA
- a CDS encoding TPM domain-containing protein, with translation MRKPKAAHVLVTLVLVVAGVVGIPMTAVAVPPPSLGSSYVLDQADLLTDAQEAQVQSRLIALSEQTGLDLWVVYVDGFTDPPAAEDWANETANRNQLGPHQYLLAIAVEDGAATFYLSGDVDDGELSAAQLTEIEQEQVQPLLAAGDDAGAAIAAADGIRAAHRQAGGSQPTPPTPATESGPAIGPIVLVGVLLLAVVGGLIFFGLRRRRAATGDAATPAESIDDLSRRAGSALVATDDAIKTSEQELGFARAQFGDAAAEPFTEVIAQAKADLDRAFSIQQQLDDTTPETPDEQRAGYGEILRLCAAADEALDAKAAAFDDLRALEADAPAALDATRHQQTTAAGSLAAAEAELARLRERYADDALAPVADNPAQARARLDLAAQQTAAAETALGEQRTGEAAVSIRAAQAAAAQAETLERAVTTLAAELDAAEQRSAALAAEVEGDLAAATHLPDADGRIAAAAAAARAHLDAARAALAGPRRSPLRALDALQQANATIDAVLDEARDAAERRQRAESQLEATLAQARAQVSATEDFIAARRGAVGPTARTRLAEAGAALVQAEHLRSIDPVAALSAAQRAAQLSTQAGSLAQNDVSAFGGSGGGGGGGDAMGALLGGIAINALLGGGGGRRGGFGGGGLGGLGGVLGGGGFGEGGARGGGFGGGGFGGGGRSRGGGGSLGRSGGGRSRSGGGRVNRR, from the coding sequence ATGCGGAAGCCGAAGGCGGCGCACGTGCTGGTGACGCTGGTGCTGGTCGTCGCGGGAGTCGTCGGCATCCCGATGACGGCGGTCGCCGTGCCACCGCCGTCGCTGGGATCCAGCTACGTGCTCGACCAGGCCGACCTGCTCACCGACGCGCAAGAGGCGCAGGTGCAGTCCCGCCTGATAGCCCTGTCGGAGCAGACCGGGCTCGACCTGTGGGTCGTGTACGTCGACGGCTTCACCGATCCTCCCGCCGCAGAGGATTGGGCGAACGAGACGGCCAACCGCAACCAGCTCGGCCCGCACCAGTACCTGCTCGCCATCGCGGTCGAAGACGGTGCCGCCACTTTCTACCTGTCGGGCGATGTCGACGACGGCGAGCTCAGCGCGGCACAGCTCACCGAGATCGAACAGGAACAGGTGCAGCCGCTGCTCGCAGCCGGCGACGACGCGGGAGCGGCGATCGCTGCGGCCGACGGTATCCGGGCCGCACACCGGCAAGCCGGGGGCAGCCAGCCGACGCCCCCCACGCCCGCCACCGAGAGCGGCCCGGCGATCGGCCCCATCGTGCTGGTCGGCGTGCTCCTGCTCGCCGTCGTCGGCGGATTGATCTTCTTCGGTCTGCGTCGCCGTCGCGCCGCGACCGGCGACGCGGCGACACCGGCCGAGAGCATCGACGATCTGTCGCGTCGCGCGGGGTCGGCGCTGGTGGCCACCGACGACGCCATCAAGACCAGTGAGCAGGAACTCGGCTTCGCCCGCGCCCAGTTCGGCGACGCCGCCGCCGAGCCTTTCACCGAGGTCATCGCGCAGGCGAAGGCCGATCTCGACCGGGCGTTCTCGATCCAGCAACAGCTCGATGACACCACGCCCGAGACCCCCGACGAGCAGCGCGCCGGCTACGGCGAGATCCTGCGTCTGTGCGCCGCCGCCGACGAGGCACTGGATGCCAAGGCGGCCGCGTTCGACGACCTGCGAGCGCTAGAAGCGGACGCGCCCGCCGCACTGGACGCGACGCGGCACCAGCAGACGACGGCGGCCGGCTCTCTCGCCGCCGCAGAGGCCGAGCTCGCACGCCTGCGCGAGCGTTACGCCGACGACGCCCTGGCCCCCGTGGCCGACAACCCAGCCCAGGCCCGCGCACGGCTCGACCTCGCCGCGCAACAAACAGCCGCGGCCGAGACGGCGCTCGGCGAACAGCGCACGGGCGAGGCGGCCGTGTCCATCCGCGCGGCTCAAGCCGCCGCCGCCCAGGCCGAGACGCTCGAGCGCGCCGTCACGACCCTCGCTGCCGAGCTCGACGCCGCCGAGCAACGCTCTGCCGCGCTGGCCGCCGAGGTCGAGGGCGACCTCGCCGCGGCGACGCACCTCCCCGACGCCGACGGGCGCATCGCCGCGGCCGCCGCCGCGGCACGGGCGCACCTCGACGCCGCCCGCGCCGCGCTCGCCGGCCCTCGGCGCAGTCCCCTGCGCGCACTCGACGCGCTGCAGCAGGCCAACGCCACGATCGACGCGGTCCTCGACGAAGCCCGCGACGCGGCGGAACGGCGACAGCGGGCCGAGAGCCAGCTCGAGGCGACGCTGGCCCAGGCGCGCGCGCAGGTGTCGGCGACCGAGGACTTCATCGCCGCGCGCCGCGGCGCCGTCGGTCCCACCGCACGCACACGTCTGGCCGAGGCAGGCGCCGCTCTCGTGCAGGCCGAGCACCTGCGCTCGATCGACCCCGTCGCCGCGCTGTCGGCCGCGCAGCGCGCCGCGCAGCTCTCGACGCAAGCCGGGTCGCTCGCCCAGAACGACGTGAGCGCCTTCGGCGGCAGCGGCGGAGGCGGGGGCGGGGGCGACGCGATGGGCGCCCTCCTCGGCGGCATCGCGATCAATGCCCTTCTCGGCGGAGGTGGCGGACGCCGCGGGGGCTTCGGGGGCGGCGGCCTGGGCGGCCTCGGCGGAGTTCTCGGGGGCGGCGGCTTCGGAGAAGGCGGCGCTCGAGGCGGCGGGTTCGGGGGCGGCGGGTTCGGGGGCGGCGGCCGGTCCCGCGGCGGGGGCGGCTCTCTCGGCAGGTCCGGCGGCGGGCGCAGCCGCTCGGGGGGCGGGCGCGTGAACCGCAGGTAG
- a CDS encoding PspA/IM30 family protein: MAKQSIFGRISTLVRANINSLLDQAEDPQKMLDQLVRDYSNSIADAESAIAETIGNLRLLERDHQEDVQAAAEWGNKALAASRKGDELRAAGNVAEADKFDNLAKIALQRQITAESEAKAAAPQIAAQTEVVDKLKDGLNGMKGKLEQLRSKRSELLARAKVAEAQNKVHDAVKSIDVLDPTSELGRFEDKIRREEALAAGKQELAASSIDAQFNALEDVGELTEVEARLAALKVGGPQRAAIDAPSPDL; the protein is encoded by the coding sequence ATGGCCAAGCAGTCCATCTTCGGTCGCATCTCCACCCTCGTCCGCGCGAACATCAATTCGCTCCTCGACCAGGCCGAGGACCCGCAGAAGATGCTGGATCAGCTCGTCCGCGACTACTCCAACTCGATCGCCGACGCCGAATCGGCGATCGCCGAGACCATCGGCAACCTGCGCCTGCTCGAGCGCGACCACCAGGAAGACGTCCAGGCCGCAGCGGAATGGGGCAACAAGGCCCTCGCCGCCAGCCGCAAGGGCGACGAGCTGCGCGCCGCGGGCAACGTCGCCGAGGCCGACAAGTTCGACAATCTCGCCAAGATCGCGCTGCAGCGCCAGATCACGGCCGAGAGCGAGGCCAAGGCCGCCGCGCCCCAGATCGCGGCGCAGACCGAAGTGGTCGACAAACTCAAAGACGGCCTGAACGGGATGAAGGGCAAGCTCGAGCAGCTGCGCTCCAAGCGCAGCGAGCTGCTCGCCCGCGCCAAGGTCGCCGAGGCGCAGAACAAGGTCCACGACGCCGTCAAGTCGATCGACGTGCTCGACCCCACCAGCGAGCTCGGCCGTTTCGAAGACAAGATCCGTCGCGAAGAGGCCCTCGCCGCCGGCAAGCAGGAGCTTGCCGCGTCGAGCATCGACGCGCAGTTCAACGCTCTCGAAGACGTGGGCGAGCTCACCGAGGTCGAGGCGCGCCTCGCCGCCCTCAAGGTCGGCGGCCCGCAGCGCGCGGCCATCGACGCCCCGAGCCCCGACCTTTGA